The Anomaloglossus baeobatrachus isolate aAnoBae1 chromosome 10, aAnoBae1.hap1, whole genome shotgun sequence genome has a segment encoding these proteins:
- the LOC142254915 gene encoding spexin prohormone 2-like, translating into MREASIMTRKAVLFFTCAVFVFILSESMSIPKNKLMARNWGPQSMLYLKGRHGRRFVSDYEEEYQKLNLDTWNAILKRYLFVFGTENKYTRLLWNLGFKRKKTQWAS; encoded by the exons ATGAGAGAAGCGTCTATAATG acCAGGAAAGCTGTGCTGTTCTTTACCTGTGCAGTCTTTGTGTTTATTCTATCTGAATCGATGTCTATTCCTAAG AATAAGCTGATGGCAAGAAATTGGGGGCCTCAGTCAATGTTGTATCTCAAAGGCAGAC ATGGGAGAAGATTTGTGTCAGACTATGAAGAGGAATATCAGAAGCTGAATCTGGATACTTGGAATGCAATTCTTAAAA GATACCTTTTTGTTTTTGGAACTGAAAATAAGTACACAAGGCTTCTATGGAATTTAGGCTTCAAAAGAAAGAAAACCCAGTGGGCTTCATAG